A stretch of DNA from Anopheles ziemanni chromosome 3, idAnoZiCoDA_A2_x.2, whole genome shotgun sequence:
ATAGGGCATAGTCATTAGTTCTCGTTGAAACTGATGAAGTTATTATACAGCAGTGAGACTTATTACTCCTTCAATATCCTATCGTCTCACTGTTTAAGCCGGTGGCGCCATCGAACAGTCGAAGTGCACGTAATCTGCTTACTGCTTCAACCGTGTCAGGGCCTCCTTGGTGTGTCTCCAAGTGAAAATACTGCCTCCATCTGTCTCCACGCCAGCGACGAACGGTCCAGATCCGTCATAAACAAAAGGATTTGTGTCAGAACTCGCGGGATTCAAGAGCTGCCGACATCCGACAATGTCATTCTACGACAAAAAACGTGCAACAGAAACTAAAAATGCAAAACGTCGCATTCTTCAAATATTCAGAATGTgcattaaattattgtttatctATTCGAATACGAAGTAAGTGGTTTTCGTTCGATCGCACAGTTGGAGGAGAAGTAACAAAAGATCATTCGATAATATGACGTTGCGTCTTTGAAGACAACTAAAGTTCGTTTAAATtttgtatttaaataaaataaaagaactaaACAGAATTCACGTCGAAACCGTCAAACTAGAGCCACTTCAGAATGCAAACCTTATTGATCCGACGATGCTCATCAAACGCGACGAAAACTTTCGACGCTCCCAAGATGACCAGCTCATTAAAACTAGTCGCAAGAATCTTTTCTAGCGCCGACGTGCCCCCAAAAAGTTACCtcgcaaacgaaaaacatccGTAGACCGAGATGTTGTTGACGCAAACATCAAAAGCCGACCGCCGATTTATCCCGGCCACTTGGCcgtttgattttattgccCCGTTTTCTCCTAGTATCGTTCTACTTCGCCgcgattaaatgaaaatgggcGATAAAATCGACTCCACCCGCACCTGCACGGTTCGCACATGCGTCGCCCGGTCGTGGACTGTTCGCCCGAAGTCCTGGACACTACAGCTGACATTTGCTCTTCAATCTCCCGAAAGGAGTCGTAGTATAATACTAGTATTTTTATATCTTCCTTCCATCGGAAGCTTATCTGAATGAGTCCCTCCCGCACCGTTCGCTGGACATATTTGCGAATTTTGATAGCGACCTACTCGGAGAAGCGACGATAAACAACAACTTCCAGAAGGAAGTAACATTCGGTCTTTATCGAAATCCCCACATAAAGCCCCGAACGAAGAGGTGTTATGCGGGGGATCCATATTTTTATTACCCATTCTAAAGATAGCGAAACTGAGCGAAAGGTTTGAAGCTTTGCAtagaaaaacaagataaaacacaatactaaaaaatataaagttcTGTGATCCGATTTCGACAATTCGATTGTGACCAAATATAAGTTTCATTTTAAGGTATTAAAATCAAGGAGCATACAAATTCCTCCCATATGAAATCCATTGAATATTGTTAAAATTTTAGAAGAATCAATCCTCGACATACAGGCTcaacgttttgaaaataaattcaaaaccaaATAAAGAAACTGTTGTACTGTCCTTTTATTAAATATCTTAATTGATTGAAACGAATGTACCAAATTATTTGCTATGCAAATGCTTTCCCCTATTGACAATTATTAGCAGCAAGAAAATGGAATACTTCTTTAAAAAATGACCCCCCATAGATTAGCACCTTATTCCGTCGAACAATTCCGAAATGATCCCCTAAAATATAGCAACCATTCTTTTTGTGCAAAGTACAGGCGATCTTTAAGCCAACGTGTAACGGAGAAGCGCGAGAGCGCATTACTAGAGCACGTTTGCATATGattatttgttcaaatttGAATATCGAACCGGCTGAAACGATACACGGAGAGCATGGATCGATAAATTAGCAAACAGAATGTGACAAAATCGGTCCACTTAGTTCGTCCAGGCAGAGGCCCACCAATACCGATATTTTACGCCAAAAATGTAAACGCTGGCAGTGTTGGGCTAGAAGCCAGCGTACACCGGACACCAATATTAGAAATGATCCTAGGAACCGGTGTCGGTGTATTTTGATCCTAACAATCCCGATAAATTATTGGCCAACATTGGCCCCCGGTAGCGCAACCATCTCACAAGGGGAGAAAAGTCATGCTAATAAACACGTTTCTGCAAAGCCTCGCTGAGGAAAGCCACAATTTGCCGACTCTTAAATAAACGGCAACCATTTGTCATTGgtcggaaacgttttttttgcaaaccggTATACGAAAATTCGTTGCTTAGCAAAGTGTTAATGAATTGTGTGCTGTTTCCACCTTCGTTTAACGAGGGATTAAAATTTGCGATCGTACATCACTAACTGGAAGTTTTGATGTTTGCTTTATtccttgctttcttttcctagCAGAAGATCTAGCCCACACACACTAATCGTAGCTTTAAAGCGCACGATTCAGaagagaagcaaacaaaaatacatcgAAACGTACAAGAGTAAGTTTGAAATTGTTAGTAAGCTGTCACAGACCTTAAAGTTAGCGTTGTACCAAATGGTCGGGGTTTCGTCGTACCTGATAAATATTGATATCCTAATCCAACCCAATTAAAGTGGCTATGAAAATGGCCATTCTTCTGAGCTCTTAAATCTACAGGCAGGCATTGAAGAAAATGCTTAGTTATCAATTCATTACCGGATGCCGCCATGAGCTCTTAAAAAGTTACATAAATTAGTCGAATTCATAGCCATCTGTGACGCACCGCAGCAAACATCGAGAACCTTGACGAGCTACCCACTCGGTGGAGTTATTACGCTGTTCGAAAGCAAACCGatgtttatattatttattctaATTCAGTTGGCATAGAAAATAGTTCACCAAATTCTATACACACCTGTATATTCATCATTCCCCTGGCGAATAAAATGCCTTCAAATTGGTGTATGAAGTTCGAAGCGTCcgtcagaacatccgaaaaaagACTTCCTCCCGTTTATTTAATCACTCGCACGTCGCACACGGGGCACAGATGTTAATTTATTGTTCGGCATTAAATTACAGCACGCTTTCATTGCTTAACTTCAACGAAAGGCCGAAACTAGACCACCAGCAAACAAGCGTATCAAAACGTATCGACACCTTCTCATATCGCTTTGGCGATAGATGAGAACGCTCCTGGCAAGGGGTTAAGAAGCTACCCGGCAGCAGGCAACAAGCGAAGACGCTCGTGCGGgttgttttcataattttccgattccgatACACCGCCCCCAGTCCACGAGGGACGTGTTTATTTAAGGGGTGCACATTCCACATCAAATACGCCCTGTAACGTAAACTAAAGCGCTCGGGCCTCCCGATGCACTTCCAGCTGACGATAGGCCGGAGATTCGGAGTCCAGTTTGATGCCCTTCTTGTACGTTGAGTTAAAcgatttgtttattgtttcacAAGTTCGGGATGGTTGGAATTTTTGGCACAGGAACTCGGTATTACGTATTGGAATGTTTATATCTGACGTCCAGTGGTCCTGTGGTCGGTTCGGAAGCCATATGTTGGACAAGTTCAAGGTGAAGCTATAAAATGACCGACATTCAAACAGATGGTAGCGATTTCAAACGGCTACGGTTGTTGAAAGACAAGTAGGAAATGTGTTTAGAAAATTACGTCGTAATGCATTGAAtagattttttccttccttatACTTGATAACCAATAAAATGCGACGAGAAAGTGAGATGGTTTATTTTACATAATACAACTTTTCCGCAGCTTATAGCTAAAGAACCAACAACGCACACTGTGTAGCAGTTTATAAAATCCGGACAGCGAAGCTGGGGAAGGTCTTCCCATCAATTAGCATACATTAAGTGTGTTCGCAACGGGAATTCGCAACTCCGCCAGTGTCACCGGAATGGGTTTAGCGACCAAACACCACTCCACCCATCGGAGCGGGAGATCATTTACGACCCGGGTGCTGTTCCCTGTGTCCACGATGCTGAGTCCCGATGCGGGGTGAAGCTATTAAAATTCATTACCACGGTTCCGCGCCCCGATCGAAACCGCAAACTAGAGAGAAAAGCGTTAGAAGTACGgagcgaataaaataaaattgaagtaAACCAATATTACTGGAACGCTCGAATGCGCCACCGATAACCTCACGTGCCGGTCGTAAAATTACATTCCATCCGAGGCGCGCGCGGCCTCTGCTCAGGGAATCCATGGCCGCACGGGAAGCACCGAGTGCGCCCCGGAACGTTGCTCAGTACCGTCGTCGCCAACTTTGGCCTTGCCGTACTTCGAGCTCGACCAGAGGCAAACCGGACGCACGGCCAGATAGTAGACGATTTCGGCGAAGCTGGTCAAGCTCATGCCGGTCAGCAGGGCAAGCGTGCCGCCAAAGTTGGCCAGCTCGCTGGTGAAGCTCATGTACTCGACGCGCTCGGTGTAGATGAACTTGTTGTCCTTATAGTACACGTACAGGAGCATCAGGTCGTTGCTGCGGGGAGGCAAAACAAGGTTCAAACGTCATATCCAGGTCTTACAATTAGCACCACGTACCCTTGCAGTCCGGATTCGTCCTTTACgatggagtcgagcatcgcttTGAGGTTCAGATCGTCGTTGGACAGCTCCACGTCGTACTTGAGCGTCGTGCAGGTCGGCAGGCAATCGCACAGCTCCTGGTCCGTATCGGTCGTCATCTCTTCCAGTTCCATCAGCCGCTGGACCGCACTCTCGTAGCACTTCATTTCGTGCGCCCTGCAAACCGGTGTGGTGTTGAGCCGAGGCATGGCGAACGTCACGCAACCGCACGTCTCCAGCGTGTAGTTGGTGAGACACTCGAACTCGCAGTTCTGCTCGTTGTACACCCGGAAAAAGCGCAACGTCCGTTCGTCGGAGAAGTAGCACTGTCGCCTGGTTTGGGGAAGGAAGACAAATCTGAGCGGAACGCCTCACATGGTCAGCGCGGGTATTGTATTACTTGGATGGCGAGAACCGGTGTAAACTCTTCTGCGTGGTCAGCATGCGTGGTTTGACGATGATCGAAACGGCCTGCATCGGTGACACACGAATGTGGTACTCGCTGAGCCGTGGGATCTCGTCCGGTGCATGGATCGTCACCTTGTAGCCTTGCAGGGCTCCCTGGAGATATGTTAGAGGATGAGGAAACAAGTACAGTGTTTGTCCTAACGTTAGGTATAATCCTCCAAGACAAGGACTCACCGAGCAAACATATTCCCGATTCTGTTCGAGCGTCTTGACCAGCATTATTACTCCACCCTTGAACCCAGCACTGGCCGTCCTCCGAGGGTACGCCAGCAGGTCCTCCGTGTCCGTGTACCCATTCTCCATCGTCCAGCCCGTACTGCGGATGTTGGCCGCATGAAACCTGTGTATTCCACCCTGGTCCGGGTTGACTTCCTTCTCGCGAAATTCCTGATCCGCCGTAAACAACTCCGCCGACGAGAGCATATTGAAGCTGTAGCAGATACCATTCTCAGTAACCTTTCGAGCCCAGAACCGCTGGCAGGGGTGAAAGTTAAAGCTCCACATGCACGAAATGAACCGCTCGTCCGTCGGTATGGACATGTTGATCAGCTGCTGGACGACGTGCTCGTCCTCACCCGCCTGCTGCCGGCTACCGTTCGTCCCCGTATCGGCATCGTAGTAGTCATGCTTCGGACGCATGATCGCCGAACAGACGTGCGTGAGGGCGCGCAGTTTACGCCACTCGTCCTCGGTCAGCGTGTGGTTCGCATGGCGTGCCCTCCGGTACACGTCCGTCACGTTGAAGCACTCCACGTCGACGCGCGTCTGCGGGCACACGGTGATGGCCGGAAACGGAATCTGCCAGATGGGTATCTGCTTCGGCGAGAAGCTAACCAGGATCGGCTTTTCGATCCACTTCTGGTGCCCGATAACGATGGCCGCGATGCAAACGCACAGCGAGACGACCACCAGCACCGACCAACACACTCTAAGGGGAAACAATTGCACACTAAATATGATTAGTTTTAATGCAAGAAGAAACGTGAGTATTCACCTTTCGATAATCGACAGTTTCGGGTGCACCACGTACGGTATTCCATGGCATGAGCTCGCCGCCAGGTACTCGCGTGCGATATTTTTCATGTAACGGATGGGTGACATCGGATGGAATTTTCCACAACACCAGCGACAGGAGAACAGCCACCACAGGACACTTGCTCTTAAGCGTACGAACCGGCACTAACGGGTGTATAATCATGGTCACAGTCATACTTAACATTTTATTGGTTCACCAATGACAACCAGTTGCATGCTGGCTACGATGCATTATACAACAGCTGGATCCCTATCGAACAAGTTGATCCTTGCTCCAGGGATGTCGGAACTTCCGACCAAATGAAACTGGTTTCGTTAATCAAACAAGTTGTTTTTACGATATGTTAAATTCCGATAAGACAAATCTACATGTTTCTCATATACACAAATTGACGTCGTATTATGTACAAAGAAAATTAACGGTacgttaagcacaaaaatgaCCTgcgttttttattcaaaactttATCTTTAGTGAGCTTAGTTGGATAATTAGGAACGTAATCGACCTAGGTAATTGTTTAATTCATCATCTATGACCATTTTTCGAGGTATATTGTTGTTGAGGAATACTTTGCTCGTTTTAAATAATtctgcaaataaaatataccaAAACGTTAGGAGAAAAAACTTAGAACCTTTAATTCCCATATTAAGATTAGTTTTAGATTAAGCCAACAAAACAAAGAGAATATTGACAATGTTTGTGCTCAAAATTGCCATAGTTTGCACAATCaacaaacgtttttttataaaaaaataaaatacttttatgttacaaatattttcaataaatctTTTAGGTTTGACACCTCCTACATTTGCCACTCGAAGTAAAAGTAACAATAGGTCAAAGGTTAAAATGGTAagttattgaaaattaaaaaaaaacgtatgtATCATGAAAGAAGATATATAAACGAAATACGTAAAAGGTAAATACCATTTGTCGAACTAAGATGAAAATATACTAGCAAACTAAAGGATTCGAAGCGAAACAGAGAAtctttttgaaacaaatttatgattttgaaaaatatgtatttcgtaaaatgtaaaaaaatatgaatttttatcAACGAAAAGAACGTTACTAACATTCGGAACGGGTTTGTAAACTTTCGTTCAACAATGCAGTGCATAATCTAACCAGATGAATGTTTAACGATGTCGTGCGCAAAAAACCCTCGTCCAACGTCGAACCGACCTTGACACGGCACCGGACAAATCCGCGACAGATTCTTAACTATCCTCTCCGAGCCCTCCCTTTCCCCGCTTCCCGGTTCTGATGTGCATTAGCATTCGATCGGGAAAACTAACTCACTCCCGCTGGCCGCTCGTAAAACGGACACCCACGGGCCGGCACGGGTCGTAAAGCGCCACTAAACACCCATTAAAACCGGCCCCACAACGCTACCGGTGTTCCCCGCTTCCCACCCCGAGGGGTGGTGGGTTGAAAAATAGAGGAAAAAGTGCATCACCCGTGGGTCCTATCATATCCACTAATTCGCTTTGTTTAACGAGCACCGACAAAGCGCCGGCTAACGACGGTTCGGATAGAGTCATCAGCTAGGAAAACTAGCGAGTGTGTGGTCCGAGGTGCGATCGATACGTCAACTCCCGCATTCGAAACAATGGGTCGTTAAAAAATGTGATATAATTTGTCGGCAAGTATAGTTTTCgaattttttctttatctttgTTCCAATTGGAGTGCATCGATATGCAGTTGCAGTTTGCCTTCGTGAAGGCCCGCTTGTGACAATAATGCGCAAAACAGCGAGGCGTTAATTGCAACCACGTGTCGCGCGGCTGACGAGGGAACTGATCTTGAAGATAGACGCTCTGCTCCAACGCAGCGATGATTAATGTTATCTTAATGATCTCATACGTccaccaaaataaaaaaattaaaatgaagtcCACACCAACCATCGGGatcgtgaaaaatggtgtgttTCAAATTGTTGCCGAATTAACATGCGGTCGAAAACATTCTACAGTAACGAGCATATCGTCTCCGGAGATCGAGTTGgaatttttcttcaacataAGATTGATTTCACACATTTCGATATGTTTGCTTGGGTCATGtattttatccattttttttctgatgattataaaatattgaacTAAAATCCTCCGTCCAACCAGCATTTCCCTTTGCAAGGCAGGCCCTTCGCTCACGGGAGGGAACAAGATTTTGCCAAAAACGCTCCATGCATCAAAACGCCACTCAAACCGTTGGCAATATATTTAATAATCGCATGACAAATGGTTCCACAGCCGCAGGcatcataaattaaattgtatcCTGCCAGAAAATGTCCaaaattcacacacacacgcgctcgCGCGTGTTCCAGGAGGAACGAAGGGCCCTACGACTTGATTCGCTGGGCCACGATAAAATCCGATCGACCGGCTCGCGATGGAATCATGGAACAATTTTATTATACCACTCTGTGACGACACGGTGGTATTTTCGGCTGTAGGCTTCTTCCCTCACGCACTGGAAGGCAGGGGGAAGGCTGGCCGAAAACCTGCAGCCAAATGGCGGCACATTTTTGGTgccattatttttgttttatgtgaaCGCATAAACTCGTTATTccgtgcgtgtgttttttcccattttttgtttttgtttgttcgttgagAGGATCTCTCCCGTTTAGGTTTGAACAGAAGAACTTAAATATTCATCCCATCGAAAATCGCCCACGCGCTAAAATCAGGTCGTTTCTCACGGTTTTCTCACCGGCGGAACGGTCCTCACCTCTGGGCACCAATGTATgacttaatttaaatttaacgaaTCACTCGCGCCATCAACAAATCATCCAAAAACACCTTCCTCAGGGTGGGGAGAGGTGGGTGCTCGCAAGCCCTTGAAAGGTTCGATcggaagggaaataaaaaataagaactGATGGTGCtctagatcaggggtcggcaaagtccggcccggtGGTCAAGTCCAACCTACGCTGATTTTGTTCGGcgcttaaaaaaaaaaaattaaaacaacatagaaaaaatCCAGTTGAATTCTTAACGGACTTGTTCACGATATCACTCTTGTTTCTTCCTAAAAAGGTACGTTGATACTGATGAACGTAGTGTTCAACACTAGAAGATACTTTTTCGATCGTATTTTGTATTGACCCTCCTAAAATTATCCAGTTTCGTGAATCTCGTCTACAATCCAGCAGCAATATAACATGTTTGATTTACATCCATAATAACTACACTAAACGAAAGCATTTCAATACcatagcaaaataaaatcaacacctCTTGAAGctgtattattttaattactgaGAGTATCAACGCTAGAGAACAGTGACATAATTTAAGTAGAACAATAAATCCATATTTAATTaacgaaatttatttaaaatacaacaaacGAATGATAtgttaaaaaagtaaatattgaatgaaaataacaatcaaatttacagtttaaaacaaaactttgaaaTATGTTATATTACGTTTATCTTACTAACGGCATTAGAAAATTGATGCTCTATTAAAAAGGGTTTAATATCACTTTCAAAACAggaaaacatcgtttaaggtacgCGTGCCAACCCCTGCCCTACATGCTTTGctggggtggaaaaacggaacaaaccaaaacacaaaaatcacCAGCACCAATTAGCAATCGTACGTAAATCTTCACCCCACCCCACCAAAcggccattttccaccgtgaGGGAAAAATAGTCCACGCTAACGCGTCGTTTGTCACGGCAATTTACGAGTCTCGCTCCCTTTtcccttgtgtttttttttattgtgtttctTCTAATAAGCCGCCCATCGAAACGATCGTCAAACGGGTGCCCTAAACTAAAGGACCgcatcattattattttttttttcggtagcATTGTTGTGTCTGTCTAGGTCCGCAGCATAGATATgccctcgttttttttttttttactttcatcttCACGCACGCTCGAAGCTGTTGCTTAAACGGTCCCCAACCGCAAAACTATCCCGCGGGTTGACTGATAAGTGGACAGCACGCGTTTTTTGACGCACTTGCGAAGAAGCTAAACAAATCCGCACGGCATCAATCTTTTCCCGGAATGTTTACCCGCGGTAAATCACGCctctgaaaacaaaaaaaaaccgtaggAGCTGGGGCAAAAGGgagaaaagttaaattaaaatcaaatgccAGGCCCCGCGAGCCGGCCCACGACGCGAAGGGAATCTACATAATTTACCCGAAAGCATAAATTGACACGATCGTGACAAAACTGCGCAAAACATCAGCTGTTACGGGCCGAGGTTTCGGGCGAACGGCCACTTCGAATCGGAATCCTAGTTGTTGGATGCGTTGGATGTTTGCGTTTATCAATTCACCCGCCGGCTTAGGCGGTGAAAATAAAAGGGAAATCTCTAAAACCGCAGAAGAA
This window harbors:
- the LOC131285741 gene encoding pickpocket protein 28-like, yielding MKNIAREYLAASSCHGIPYVVHPKLSIIERVCWSVLVVVSLCVCIAAIVIGHQKWIEKPILVSFSPKQIPIWQIPFPAITVCPQTRVDVECFNVTDVYRRARHANHTLTEDEWRKLRALTHVCSAIMRPKHDYYDADTGTNGSRQQAGEDEHVVQQLINMSIPTDERFISCMWSFNFHPCQRFWARKVTENGICYSFNMLSSAELFTADQEFREKEVNPDQGGIHRFHAANIRSTGWTMENGYTDTEDLLAYPRRTASAGFKGGVIMLVKTLEQNREYVCSGALQGYKVTIHAPDEIPRLSEYHIRVSPMQAVSIIVKPRMLTTQKSLHRFSPSKRQCYFSDERTLRFFRVYNEQNCEFECLTNYTLETCGCVTFAMPRLNTTPVCRAHEMKCYESAVQRLMELEEMTTDTDQELCDCLPTCTTLKYDVELSNDDLNLKAMLDSIVKDESGLQGNDLMLLYVYYKDNKFIYTERVEYMSFTSELANFGGTLALLTGMSLTSFAEIVYYLAVRPVCLWSSSKYGKAKVGDDVCKQTKDNLPLRNAYIPKHWESETLEGRLTPWSFIPDALLQQVPGGNNASAGGEHVFQGVTLNTEHAGSRRRASHTHKQLSVRDLAIRKQI